The Zalophus californianus isolate mZalCal1 chromosome X, mZalCal1.pri.v2, whole genome shotgun sequence genome window below encodes:
- the LOC118356488 gene encoding heat shock transcription factor, X-linked member 3-like produces MASQSTDEIRPVKLAPPGDGESATAVPSTSSLGPNLDSREVLEKHEDPAVSRDPDPQDNPQPEAPNLGAANVGQNILGLSFPRKLWSIVEDDAFPSVRWNDDGDTVIIDEDLFQREILHRRGPERIFDTDSLKGFICLMNLYGFSTIRPDSPSVRAPGNGRMTMYRNSNFQRDRPVLLENIQRKGDPRTGTRWLGSGATPLKRKKQVAAATRRSPRFHHSESSNDDKAGPREAPNVQGPSGTQSFGFSSIWSLSSVARSAMENHGPSEQGGPSGEGTSRNVMFVPLATARRDGAGELPTALPAYPDDGLLMSLYNTCYSILLAGLSVMSPNEAPSENEEEEGSSDYKCVLCEHFKDDPVP; encoded by the exons ATGGCTAGTCAGAGTACCGACGAGATACGCCCGGTCAAGCTGGCTCCGCCTGGTGACGGAGAGTCAGCCACAGCGGTCCCATCGACTTCCTCCCTGGGTCCAAATTTGGATTCCAGGGAGGTTTTAGAGAAGCACGAGGACCCGGCTGTGAGCCGAGATCCAGATCCCCAAGACAACCCACAGCCAGAGGCCCCAAACCTGGGTGCCGCCAATGTGGGACAAAACATTCTCGGGCTTTCCTTCCCGAGAAAGCTCTGGAGCATCGTGGAGGACGACGCCTTCCCGTCCGTGCGCTGGAATGACGACGGCGACACCGTGATCATCGATGAAGACCTTTTCCAGAGGGAGATTCTCCACCGGAGGGGCCCAGAGAGAATCTTTGACACTGACAGCTTGAAGGGGTTCATCTGCCTAATGAACCTGTACGGGTTCAGCACAATACGCCCAGACAGCCCTTCGGTTCGCGCCCCGGGGAACGGGAGGATGACG ATGTACCGCAACTCCAACTTCCAGCGAGACAGGCCCGTGCTGCTCGAGAATATTCAGAGGAAAGGTGATCCGAGAACCGGCACCAGGTGGCTAGGAAGCGGTGCAACACCtctaaagagaaagaagcaggtggCGGCGGCGACAAGACGTTCCCCACGATTCCATCACAGCGAATCCAGCAACGACGACAAGGCGGGCCCCAGAGAAGCCCCAAACGTTCAGGGACCCAGCGGCACCCAGTCCTTTGGCTTCTCCAGTATCTGGTCCCTGAGCAGCGTAGCCAGAAGTGCCATGGAAAATCATGGCCCAAGTGAGCAGGGTGGCCCAAGTGGGGAGGGCACCTCCAGGAATGTGATGTTTGTGCCCCTGGCTACTGCCAGAAGGGACGGCGCGGGGGAGCTGCCCACCGCCCTCCCGGCTTACCCAGATGACGGGTTGCTGATGTCGCTGTACAACACCTGCTATTCCATCCTGCTGGCTGGCCTTTCTGTCATGTCCCCAAACGAGGCCCCCAGtgagaatgaggaggaggagggttcCTCAGATTACAAGTGTGTACTCTGTGAACACTTCAAGGACGACCCGGTTCCCTAA